The nucleotide window AGAGATGGGGATATTCTGAATAGAATGGTTTTTCCCTTTAAGCAAATTTTAAACTTTTCAAGGGCTACACCCTTTAAGCTTTCATGAGATCCAATGTTTTTTCAAGGGAAATTTTTTAAACTTTTAGGATCGAAAAGCTTAAAGGGAGACTTATGAGGCTCAACAAGGGAGTTCTTTCTCTAAAAGAAACGTACGGTCAAGCTATGGCTGTAACTGCACCTTTAGGTAGTGTTGTTTCGACATCTACTGCCGCAATGTTGTATGCGGGGCATGCAGTAGTGTTCACAACTCTTTTGGCTTTGCTTGGCAGTGCCTTGTGGATTTACACCCTAACTAGCTATACCAGAAGGGTAGCATCAGCTGGAGGATATTATACCTATGGTTATAGCGCGTGGAGAAAGAAATCAGTGTCGTTCTTCGAGGCGATGACTGAGGCTTTTGCCTACTCATTTTTGAATGCTGTAAATGTTATCACACTGTACTTACTAATCAGTATAGGGCTCCAAGTGTCCGGTCTTTCTGTCCCCATCTGGCTTGAGCCTCTAGTAATAGGTATTGGTCTAGCTTACCCTACTCTTATCTCCCTTACAAACGTAAAAAAACTTCTAGGTTATGTAGTTACTATAAGCGCAACTGCAGAGGTTATACTTTTAGTTGGTTTATTTGCGTTCTCCCTTAGCAAACCTTTTCATCCAGAGTACTTCACCCCTAACGGTGTTAGTGCTAACGACATAGCTCAAGCTTTCATTCTCTCCATGGTAAGCATATCTGGAGCTGGTGCGGCAACATATTTAGGAGAAGAGACCAAGAAACCTCTTAAAACTGTGACCCAGGGGATGTGGCTCTCCTTAATCCTCGGCGGAGTGGCCATGTTCCTAGGAACCTACGCGCTCATAGCGCTTTGGAACGGTTCATTGTCGTCCTTGGCAAACTCTCCCCAACCCCTTATATACGAAATGTTCAGCTATGGGGAAATACCTATGTTAATTGCGTTAGTCTTGGCTGCTAACAGCCTATTGACCTCCAATATAGGGACTACTCTGGGAGCTTCCAGGATCATTTTCAATTTATCTAGAGAAAAGGCCGCCCCTCACATATTATCGAAGGTTACCAAGAGTGGAGAACCGCTCCTAGCTACCTTACTCATAGGCTCATTGTCCGTAGTAATAACTGTTCTCTCTATCCAGTTTCTGGGTATACCTGGGGCTTTCGCCGATGTCAGCGTGATAACGGGTATTTTCTGGCTTACGGGTAGAATAATAGACGGGTTTGGTGTCCCAGTCTTCTATTATAGAATAGGTCAGCTAACCTGGGCTACTTCAGTCATTCCCATAGTTGCTACTCTCCTAAATTCCTGGGGCGTTGCTCAGTCAATAGCATTTCCCGATACATTCTCATCTTACATACTGATTTCAACTCTAATTGCCATTAGTATTTGGTATATTACTGTGGGAAGAAAGGGTAGACCTGGATCCCTTGTGGTGGATGAAAATAACCAAGTAGTAACAATAGAGGAGTATATGCAAAAGTTAAAGAAGAAAGTTACACCGTGATAAATACAGCTACTTCTATCAGGAATAAATGGTTTATTTTATTACTAATCAATTGAATTAACAAAAAAATGTTATGATCCCTGCGTTACAAACTAACTGAAAGTCCCGCCATTTATGGCGGGGAGGGAGTCAGTATCCAGGAGAGTACCTTAGTCAGCGCTCAGGTACTTGTTTGTTAATACGCTGCCTAGAACTAACATAACCAATGCGAATCCCGCAAGATACCCAAGGTAATTCCATGACGGATCGTTATATAGGAGCATACCTCTGTTAAGTTCAGCTGCGTAAGTCAGAGGATTGAAATCGCTAATGACTTTGAGCCATCCTGGGAAGAAGGCTCTTGGAAATAACGCTGTACTAGAGAACATTAGCGGAAGGTTTATCAGATTAGAGATAACGCCGGGAGCTTGCCAGTCAGCGGTTTTCAGAGTAAACATGGAATATAATGAGGAGAAACCAATACCTACGAATGCAAGTGACAGTAACAGTACACCTATTGATACAACGTTAAGATCCAGCCTTACACCGAGAAAATAGCTCGCGAGAAGCAATATCGGAACTTGAAGTAGTCCTCTGGTCATCCCCCCTAAAGTTTTAGCAAGGAAAACGTCATACTTCGGGGTTGGAGTTATCATTACCCTCTTTAGGTACCCAAACCTCTTATCTTGGATTAAACTCATGGAGCTAAACATCCCTACGAATAACATGGATATTGAAAGTTCTCCAGGAAGGATAAAGGCGATGTAGTTTGTAGTGTGAAAGAAGCTCACTAAGACCTGGGATGGAACTCCAGAGAAGCTACTTCCAAAGAAAACTAGCCACATAACTGGTTGGGATATCAGCATTATCCACATATACACGCTTCTAAATATCCTCTTGAATTCCCTCATGTATAGGGCGTAAAGTTTGTCCATCATCGTCTCGCCCTCCTTATCATTGCGTAAAACTTTCTCGCATCGAAGTCCTGCTCCTCAATGCTTCCTCCCGTTAGGTTTATGAAAACGGTGTCTAAGCTTGATTTTTGAATCCTTACAGTTTTGATGTTATTATCCCCTATAGCCTTGATAATATCCATTAGTGATGACTCGGCGTTGTTCACCTTAATTCTCACCCTGCTGTCGGAGATAATTGCGTTTTGAATATCAAATTTCAGTTTATCCTTCTCCTTCAGCTCTATTTCTATCATATCTCCACCATATCTCGATTTAAGCTCCTCAGGGCTCCCCAACGCTATGATCTTCCCCTTGTTAATGATCCCTATTTTTGAACATAAGGAATCGGCTTCCTCCATGTAGTGTGTGGTCAATAATATTGTGACCTGATAATCCCTGTTGATCTCTCTTATCAGGTTCCACATAGTAGCTCTGGTGTTGACGTCTAAACCTATGGTTGGTTCGTCCATAAATATAACTTCAGGAGAGTTTAGGAGAGCCATTGAGACCTCTAATTTCTTTCTCATACCTGTTGAGAATTTTCCAGTTTTTCTGTCCTTGAACTCTGCAATGCCAAAGTATTTTAGGAGATCGAGGGATCTTTCCTTCCAGTTCTTCACTCCAGTGAGCCTAGCTTGTATCTCCAGGTTTTCCCACGCCGTAAGATCGTCATCAAGGATAACCTCTGAGGAAATCCACCCAATTCTAGACTTAACCTCAATTGGTTTCTCCTTAACGCTAAAACCTGATACAATGGCGTCTCCCTCGGTTGGTGGTGTTAACCCTGTCAGCATCTTTATTGTTGTTGTCTTCCCTGCACCGTTTGGCCCTAAGAGTCCAAAGATCTCACCTTTTTCCACTTTGAAGGATATGTGATCCACAGCAGTGAAGTCCCCGTATCTCTTTGTAAGGTCTTTTACCTCTATAGAATACATGTATTATCATTACTTACTACAAGATAAAAAAGATATATCTTATTCACTTAACCACGAGAACGGGAACTTCAGATTTACTCACGAGAGAGTTTGAGACACTACCCATAACTATCCTCTTTACTCCTGTTAATCCCCTGCTCCCGGTAACAATTAGGTCGCACTCTATCTTCTTGCAGTACTCGATTATGGTGGAAGCTACGTCAGCCCCCTCCAGTATGTGGGTCTTTACGTTGTATCCTTCTATTTCCTTCTTTATGGAATTCAACGCATCTTCAGCCTTCTTATCGTTCTCCAGTACCACTTGTTCTGGGCTTCGAGGAATCTCCTTCACTACAGAAATGAGATGCAACTCGTCCTTTTCCTTCATTATTTGAAGGGCAAAGAGAAGGGCCTTCTTGGCGTTATCTGATCCGTCATAACCTAAAACTATCTTCATCAAATTACTATTAGGGTAAAATAGTATATTAATTTTTTATCATGTTATTTAAAAAGCTATTATGTAGTGCCCTTTTCCGCTATTGTTCCAGATGAAAACTCTATCGGAGTCATGTTAACATCAAATCCCTTGAAGAACCAGGTCAGGGACGCGATTGCTCCCAAAGCCCATAGGACGGTGTTATATAACACGTAGTCGAATGGAGAGTTGAGGAAACTTGCAAAGTAAACTGAGACTGTACTTAGGGTTATTGGAAATACCCTCACGAGGCCTATGAGAAAGGCCCTATTTCTGGTGGGAAGGATTAAAGGTTCGTAAATAGTTCGTACAGCCCAACCGAACTCACTGAAGGCCATATTAAGCATTAGAAGGCCGTAAAATAACTCCATATTTTTGGAAATAATGTTAATGGTTGCCAAGATACCTAGGATAGTTATGGTACCTCCCATGAAGGAAAAGAGCGAGAACTTTCTACTTTTAATCTTGTTTATTGCCATTGCAGCGATGAAACCCGCAACGCTTGCACCAACGTTGGCTACAAAGACTATCAGGTTCTCCAGGTTAGGGAAGTAAAAATCACCTATGTAGAATGCCATGAGACCGTAGGTTAAGTACTGTGATATTGCAATGGCTACTAAAAACCAATACCTAGAGAGAAGATTGAGGGGTCTGACGCTCTTGTTTTCATTCAGTTCTTGAATCTTGTTACCCAACTTAGTTACCTCCTTCTCAGCGTTTTCCACTCTTCCTTTCTCCAACAGCCAACGGACAGACTCGGGTAACTTTAACCTAACGATTATAAGAAATGCTAGCCCTACAAGGGCCGTTATGGAAAGAGCCAGCAGATCGATCACTGCACTATCTGCGACTGCTGAGGTTACGAGAACTACGGCTGAGGCTACCATCGCCCCCACATTGTCGAAATTAGGTGCCAATACTAGAACCTGGTCTCTCCTTCTCAAAGGCATCATCTCCGCTGCATAAGATAGCATCACAGGCACTTCCCCTTCTACCCCTAACACTCCCAGAACTATGCCGATGGTAAGCAGGTAGAGCACAGGTGTATAAGTTAAAGGAGTTCCTGTCAACTGAGAGAAGACAGCCAACGATGCGATCATTAGGGAACCTATTCCATACATCCCCATCGTTATCATAAAGGTCTTTTTCCTTCCGTATATCCTATCCGAAAGTAGTGGGAAGACAATGTTACCCGTTAGGGTGGCAATAATGGGAGCGAGAATGAAGAATAGGTAGTTCACAGATGGGTAAAGGAGGGGGGCAATTGTACTGATTGTTCCCCACATAAAAAATCCTAGAGCCAATGAGGCGAGAAGAAGTGAATGTGTTCTACTCCACGCAACTTTATCCACTTTATCCGGAATCTGCATATAGATATTTAATATAAGCAGGTTATAAACCTAATTTTATATCTTAACGGAGGGTAAATGGCTCAGTCTTGAACGTTAAAAAGGAGTATACAAATAAAGAATGTAATGTACAAGGTTCTAATCACGAGGAAATTACCAGGTAAGTGGGTTCATGAACTTTCACAGGAAGCAGAGGTAGAGCTATGGGAGGAGGACTATCCACCACCAAAATCTTGGATAATCTCAAGGGTAGCTGATAAGGAAGGAATCCTCGTCACATTGACGGAGAGGGTGGATAGAGAAATAATAGATTCCGCTAAAAGGCTGAAAGTAATAAGTACCTATAGTGTTGGAGTGGACCATATTGACGTGGCCTACGCGAAGGAGAGAAACATAAAGGTTACCTACACCCCTGAAGTCCTTACAGATGCAACTGCTGACCTTATATTTGGGCTCCTAATCGCCGTGGCTAGAAGGATTGTGGAGGGAGACAAGGTAATAAGGGCAGGTCAATGGAGTTTGCCCTGGTTCCCCACCTACATGTTAGGTAAAGAGGTTAATCATAGCACGCTAGGGATATTGGGAATGGGTAGAATTGGGCAGGCTGTGCTCAAGAGGGCAAAGGGATTTGATATGAGGGTCATATATCATAGTAGAAAGAGACATGAAGTGGAAGCAGAGTTCGTGGACTTGGACACTTTACTAAGGGAGTCAGACTTTCTTGTGGTGACAGTTGACTTGAATAAAGAAACATATCATTTACTTGACTACGAAAAGCTCTCTAAGCTTAAGAGGACTGCATTTCTAATAAACGCGTCTAGAGGGGCTGTTATCAACCAACAAGACCTGGTAAAGATCCTGAAAGAGAACAAGATCGCGGGTGCAGCCCTTGACGTGTTCGAGAAAGAGCCTATAGATAAGGATGATCCCTTAATTCAGTTTCCAAACGTGGTATTAACTCCACACCTAGGAAGCGCGACAGTGGAAACTAGGGAGAGGATGGCTGAGATAGCAGTTAAGAACTTGATTTTATCTCTGAAAGGGGAGCGCCCACTTTATGAGGTTACGTAATGTACATGAAATGTTGGAGGATGGATCAAGGGGATACTATAGGCATCTCGTGGTCATTGAGGGGGAATACAAACCCTTTTTGTTTGAAATAATAAATGAGTATCTCAAAGTTAACAAGAAACCTTTAGTGGGATACTACTTCCATCCTTGGATAGTTGGAAGTAAGGAGAGGTTATCCATAATTAAGTCCAAGTTTAACTACGTTAAGGACATAGACTACTCCTCATCGGAGATGTATCTAGGTGAAACCTTTGACGTTGCCTTAATAGATGCAGTAGATGATTTCCGGCCCTCCTATATAGCCAGAGCTGTGGAGACTGTAAGAGGGGGAGGAATAGCAGTCATATTTTCCGATGACATAGAACATGAGAAACTGTATAAGTCCACAATTGTAAGAGATGGAAAGTCCTTCAACTTTTTTGAAGAGAGGTTCAGGAGGAAGCTGGAGGACCATAGGGGGATAGTATATTATCACAACGGAGATGTTACCTTGAGGCCGTTCTCCAGTTCTGAGACCTCGAGACCAAAAAGGACTAAGGATGGACGTTTTCCTATCTTGTCAAGGCTGTGCGCAACCGATGACCAGGTCAAGGTGTTAGACGAGGTTGACTTCCTCTTGGAGGAGGGGAAGAAACTTCTAGCAGTTACTGCAGCTAGGGGGAGGGGAAAAAGCGCATCGGTTGGACTCTCCCTATCCCTGTTGTTGTCATTGAGCAAATACCCCGTGGTAATAGCGGTAACATCGCCGACATATTGGTCTGGTAAGGAGATCATGAGCTTCGCTGAGGCTGGCCTTAGGCAACTTAAGAAGAAGTTCAGGGCCGTGAGGTCTAAGGACGGGAAATTGATGGCCTTAGAAGCTGGGGAGAGCCGCATTAGATGGTTACCACCAGAGCTTGCGCGGGACTCCCACGGCGATATCATAGTGATAGACGAGGCCGCAGCTTTGGGCAAGGAGTACTTAGACTATGTATTGAGGAGGTGGAACAAAGTGGTGATAGTTTCAACCATACAGGGATATGAGGGTTCAGGAAAGATTTTCCTGAAGTTCCTTGAACAATTCCAAGGCAAGCACGATCTTCAGCGGCTGAGGCTCGACTCCCCAATAAGATACGCTAAGGGTGATCCAGTTGAAAGATTCCTTTACGATACCATGTTACTGGATGTCGACAACGAGGGCTCAATCTTCCTTAACAGAATAGAGGAAATCAAGGTCCAGGACATCTTTCAAAGCGAAGAGAGTTTAAGGAAGATTTACGGTATCCTAGTTACTGCACACTACAGAAATTCTCCCGATGACCTGATGATGCTGGGGGACGCCAGCTTTCAGAGGTTATTTGAGGCCAAGGACGGAGCAGGGGTAGTCCAAATAGTTGAGGAAGGTGGACTAGAGAAAAGTAAAGTGGAGGCCATATCCAGAGGGGAGGAGAATCAGGGACACCTAATCCCTCAGAGGCTTATCAAATATTTGAGGGCATCCTCAATTGGCCATATGAAAGGGTGGAGGGTCATGAGGATAGCAGTTACTCCTCATCTTCAAGATAGAGGTGTTGGTACTGCACTCCTCTCCCACATTGAAGCTGTTGCCCTCAAGGAAGGAGTGGACTGGTTAGGGTCTTCCTTTCTTTCTACGCCAAAGGTGTTGAATTTCTGGATAAGGAACGGTTACACTCCAGTGCATTTGGCTACTAAGAAGAATGAAGGTTTAGGGGGCTACTCTGTAATAGTTATTAGACCCCTTAGCGAGAGGTCTAAGGAACTCGTTCAAGAGCTTTCGACTTTGTTAAAAGATAAGCTACTGAGAACCTCGCATCAGGTGTACTTTAACCTAGACCCGATTGTTATCGTAAAACTCTTAAAAGCTACACCTAAGATTCCCCATAGTGTAAGGTTTAACCCCATTTTAGTTGAGAGGTTAAGGGCTTATTTGGAAGGGATTATTCCCTATAACTCAGTCGCGGATGCTGTACATACCCTTGCTGAGATCTACTTCAAGGAACTCTCCTTCGATGTTGACGATCTCACCTTGTCTTGCCTAGTGTCTAGAACCCTCCAAGGCAAGAGCTGGTATCACGCAGGGCTCGCCCTTGGGCTCAAAAGTTCAGAGGTCGAGGACAAACTTAGGGAAGCGGTCTCTAGGATATTAAACGGATATAGTCTGACATAATTTTTGAAGAGTACCATTGAAGGTATGTTAAAAAGTTTAATCCTATATCAAGTTTTTTAAGCTGCACCGAAATGAAGTAAGATCGGCTTGAAGAGAGACTCTTCGTTTCTATATACAGCTATTACGTTGTCCCTAATGACCATTGCAGCAAGGGCCACAAACAATATGGTGACCACAACCGTTGGACCTCTGTCAAAGTATGGGTTCAATTTCTCCAATACCCTTGTCGGGCTGGTCACTGCAGTCATGTTCGCAACGACGTTTGTTACAACTTCATACATAAACCCCTCTCTTAGTTCTCAGCTGAGGCGAAAGGCATTCGTAGCCTCGAATCTTGTTATAGTTGTACTGCTCTTATGGCTCTATTTTTCAAACCCCTTCACCATATGGATAATAGCAGCCCTCATAGGCTTCGCGTTCGGTTTAGTAATGCCAAACCTTATAACGGCAGCGTCTCTAACCAATGACAGAAGGACAGCAGAGAGATTACTTTCCCTTTACTCCACTAGCTTAAGCGTCAGTCTGATCTTAGGTCCTTCCTATGAGAGCTTCCTTTTAGGTAGGCTTGGATATAGGGAGGTATTTCTTGCCTTCATCCCGTTGGCTATTATAGCCTTGACCTTGTCCTGGACGGTCAAGTTCCCGGACGTTAAGAAAGAAATAAGGGGGATGAAAGCGCTGAGAAATAGGGGTTTCCTTTCATCTGTCCTATCTATAACTACGTACAATGTCCCATTTGCGGCCATTACGGCGTTCCTCACAATCTTGGCAATTGATAAATTTCATGTTCCAGGAGACCTAGCCTACTCTACGTACGTTCCATTCTTCACTACATCATTCCTTACAAGGCTTTACATGACAGTGAGGCCCTTCAATTCCCTGAGATTACCCATGCTAGTGTCGGTGATTATTACCGTGCTTGGGTTGTGGGGAACCGTTTTCTCCCCCACGTACGGGTTCTTTCTAATCGTTATGGCCTTTTTGGGGATTCCTCATGGATCCGTCTTTCCCATGTCAACTATTATGAT belongs to Metallosphaera tengchongensis and includes:
- a CDS encoding APC family permease, whose translation is MRLNKGVLSLKETYGQAMAVTAPLGSVVSTSTAAMLYAGHAVVFTTLLALLGSALWIYTLTSYTRRVASAGGYYTYGYSAWRKKSVSFFEAMTEAFAYSFLNAVNVITLYLLISIGLQVSGLSVPIWLEPLVIGIGLAYPTLISLTNVKKLLGYVVTISATAEVILLVGLFAFSLSKPFHPEYFTPNGVSANDIAQAFILSMVSISGAGAATYLGEETKKPLKTVTQGMWLSLILGGVAMFLGTYALIALWNGSLSSLANSPQPLIYEMFSYGEIPMLIALVLAANSLLTSNIGTTLGASRIIFNLSREKAAPHILSKVTKSGEPLLATLLIGSLSVVITVLSIQFLGIPGAFADVSVITGIFWLTGRIIDGFGVPVFYYRIGQLTWATSVIPIVATLLNSWGVAQSIAFPDTFSSYILISTLIAISIWYITVGRKGRPGSLVVDENNQVVTIEEYMQKLKKKVTP
- a CDS encoding ABC transporter permease, with amino-acid sequence MMDKLYALYMREFKRIFRSVYMWIMLISQPVMWLVFFGSSFSGVPSQVLVSFFHTTNYIAFILPGELSISMLFVGMFSSMSLIQDKRFGYLKRVMITPTPKYDVFLAKTLGGMTRGLLQVPILLLASYFLGVRLDLNVVSIGVLLLSLAFVGIGFSSLYSMFTLKTADWQAPGVISNLINLPLMFSSTALFPRAFFPGWLKVISDFNPLTYAAELNRGMLLYNDPSWNYLGYLAGFALVMLVLGSVLTNKYLSAD
- a CDS encoding ATP-binding cassette domain-containing protein, producing the protein MYSIEVKDLTKRYGDFTAVDHISFKVEKGEIFGLLGPNGAGKTTTIKMLTGLTPPTEGDAIVSGFSVKEKPIEVKSRIGWISSEVILDDDLTAWENLEIQARLTGVKNWKERSLDLLKYFGIAEFKDRKTGKFSTGMRKKLEVSMALLNSPEVIFMDEPTIGLDVNTRATMWNLIREINRDYQVTILLTTHYMEEADSLCSKIGIINKGKIIALGSPEELKSRYGGDMIEIELKEKDKLKFDIQNAIISDSRVRIKVNNAESSLMDIIKAIGDNNIKTVRIQKSSLDTVFINLTGGSIEEQDFDARKFYAMIRRARR
- a CDS encoding universal stress protein codes for the protein MKIVLGYDGSDNAKKALLFALQIMKEKDELHLISVVKEIPRSPEQVVLENDKKAEDALNSIKKEIEGYNVKTHILEGADVASTIIEYCKKIECDLIVTGSRGLTGVKRIVMGSVSNSLVSKSEVPVLVVK
- a CDS encoding MFS transporter, with the translated sequence MLILNIYMQIPDKVDKVAWSRTHSLLLASLALGFFMWGTISTIAPLLYPSVNYLFFILAPIIATLTGNIVFPLLSDRIYGRKKTFMITMGMYGIGSLMIASLAVFSQLTGTPLTYTPVLYLLTIGIVLGVLGVEGEVPVMLSYAAEMMPLRRRDQVLVLAPNFDNVGAMVASAVVLVTSAVADSAVIDLLALSITALVGLAFLIIVRLKLPESVRWLLEKGRVENAEKEVTKLGNKIQELNENKSVRPLNLLSRYWFLVAIAISQYLTYGLMAFYIGDFYFPNLENLIVFVANVGASVAGFIAAMAINKIKSRKFSLFSFMGGTITILGILATINIISKNMELFYGLLMLNMAFSEFGWAVRTIYEPLILPTRNRAFLIGLVRVFPITLSTVSVYFASFLNSPFDYVLYNTVLWALGAIASLTWFFKGFDVNMTPIEFSSGTIAEKGTT
- a CDS encoding 2-hydroxyacid dehydrogenase: MYKVLITRKLPGKWVHELSQEAEVELWEEDYPPPKSWIISRVADKEGILVTLTERVDREIIDSAKRLKVISTYSVGVDHIDVAYAKERNIKVTYTPEVLTDATADLIFGLLIAVARRIVEGDKVIRAGQWSLPWFPTYMLGKEVNHSTLGILGMGRIGQAVLKRAKGFDMRVIYHSRKRHEVEAEFVDLDTLLRESDFLVVTVDLNKETYHLLDYEKLSKLKRTAFLINASRGAVINQQDLVKILKENKIAGAALDVFEKEPIDKDDPLIQFPNVVLTPHLGSATVETRERMAEIAVKNLILSLKGERPLYEVT
- a CDS encoding tRNA(Met) cytidine acetyltransferase TmcA, with translation MRLRNVHEMLEDGSRGYYRHLVVIEGEYKPFLFEIINEYLKVNKKPLVGYYFHPWIVGSKERLSIIKSKFNYVKDIDYSSSEMYLGETFDVALIDAVDDFRPSYIARAVETVRGGGIAVIFSDDIEHEKLYKSTIVRDGKSFNFFEERFRRKLEDHRGIVYYHNGDVTLRPFSSSETSRPKRTKDGRFPILSRLCATDDQVKVLDEVDFLLEEGKKLLAVTAARGRGKSASVGLSLSLLLSLSKYPVVIAVTSPTYWSGKEIMSFAEAGLRQLKKKFRAVRSKDGKLMALEAGESRIRWLPPELARDSHGDIIVIDEAAALGKEYLDYVLRRWNKVVIVSTIQGYEGSGKIFLKFLEQFQGKHDLQRLRLDSPIRYAKGDPVERFLYDTMLLDVDNEGSIFLNRIEEIKVQDIFQSEESLRKIYGILVTAHYRNSPDDLMMLGDASFQRLFEAKDGAGVVQIVEEGGLEKSKVEAISRGEENQGHLIPQRLIKYLRASSIGHMKGWRVMRIAVTPHLQDRGVGTALLSHIEAVALKEGVDWLGSSFLSTPKVLNFWIRNGYTPVHLATKKNEGLGGYSVIVIRPLSERSKELVQELSTLLKDKLLRTSHQVYFNLDPIVIVKLLKATPKIPHSVRFNPILVERLRAYLEGIIPYNSVADAVHTLAEIYFKELSFDVDDLTLSCLVSRTLQGKSWYHAGLALGLKSSEVEDKLREAVSRILNGYSLT
- a CDS encoding MFS transporter codes for the protein MTIAARATNNMVTTTVGPLSKYGFNFSNTLVGLVTAVMFATTFVTTSYINPSLSSQLRRKAFVASNLVIVVLLLWLYFSNPFTIWIIAALIGFAFGLVMPNLITAASLTNDRRTAERLLSLYSTSLSVSLILGPSYESFLLGRLGYREVFLAFIPLAIIALTLSWTVKFPDVKKEIRGMKALRNRGFLSSVLSITTYNVPFAAITAFLTILAIDKFHVPGDLAYSTYVPFFTTSFLTRLYMTVRPFNSLRLPMLVSVIITVLGLWGTVFSPTYGFFLIVMAFLGIPHGSVFPMSTIMIQRATGKEERNAVNSYFLAFNNFLFIAVPAIVGYMSEYLGLDITFGLLAIPVLVVAVVFFKQFWNDRILKGFQGQ